One Xyrauchen texanus isolate HMW12.3.18 chromosome 2, RBS_HiC_50CHRs, whole genome shotgun sequence genomic window carries:
- the rce1a gene encoding CAAX prenyl protease 2 — MNDDNVMPSLHSDSFHDNLVSAPDGLCWMSVLCCLLLACSYVGSLYVWKSSLPRDHPAVIKRRFTSVLIVSALSPVFVWVWKDFTGIQPRPSLLGLMGIRLEGLLPAIILPLLLTMVLFLGPLIQLAMDCPWGFIDGMKVVVDPCFWAICLSDMRWLRNQVVAPLTEELVFRACMLPMLVPCAGPSTAIFTCPLFFGVAHFHHVIELLRFRQGTVSGIFLSAVFQFSYTAVFGAYTAFIFIRTGHLVGPVLCHSFCNYMGFPAVSTALDHPHHLTILSFYALGVILFLLLLFPMTDPLFYGLPTPVCTLTSTAGSICS; from the exons ATGAACGACGACAATGTTATGCCAAGTTTACATTCAGATTCATTCCACGATAATCTGGTGTCTGCTCCTGATGGACTTTGCTGGATGTCAGTTCTCTGCTGTTTGCTGCTTGCGTGCTCCTATGTCGGAAGTTTATACGTCTGGAAAAGCAGTTTACCAAG GGATCATCCTGCAGTGATAAAGAGGCGCTTCACTAGCGTGCTTATTGTGTCGGCTTTGTCTCCAGTATTTGTGTGGGTATGGAAGGATTTCACAGGCATCCAG CCTCGTCCCTCATTATTGGGCCTTATGGGGATCCGTTTGGAGGGACTATTGCCTGCTATCATACTACCCTTGCTGCTGACCATG GTGCTGTTTCTTGGTCCTTTGATCCAGCTAGCTATGGATTGTCCCTGGGGTTTCATTGATGGGATGAAAGTTGTTGTTG ACCCATGTTTCTGGGCAATCTGTCTGAGTGACATGCGTTGGCTGAGGAACCAGGTAGTTGCACCATTAACAGAAGAGCTGGTTTTTCGGGCATGCATGCTACCCATGCTTGTGCCCTGTGCAGGCCCTTCCACTGCCATCTTCACATGCCCACTCTTCTTTGGTGTTG CTCATTTTCACCATGTAATTGAGCTACTGCGGTTCAGACAGGGCACGGTCTCAGGCATTTTCCTCTCTGCAG TTTTCCAGTTCTCCTACACAGCAGTATTTGGAGCCTATACAGCCTTTATATTCATCAGAACAG GTCATCTGGTGGGTCCTGTACTGTGCCACTCCTTCTGTAATTACATGGGTTTCCCAGCTGTCAGCACAGCCCTGGATCACCCGCATCACCTCACCATTCTCTCCTTCTATGCTTTGGGAGTCATTCTCTTCCTGCTCCTCCTCTTTCCCATGACAGACCCACTCTTCTATGGTTTGCCCACACCCGTGTGCACCCTGACATCCACAGCTGGCTCCATTTGCTCTTGA